The genomic region ATACTGGAATCCCCCAACCTCACCCACCGCCAGCCGGGGGGCAGGGGGCGGTGTGCACCGGCGCGCTTTTTGCTGCTCATACCGCTCTCCCCAACAAGAACTCTGGCCGCAGATGCTCTTCCGGTATTTTCTTTTCCTGCGGCAGGTAGATGGCCACCTGGATATCCAGATCGGCCAGATAACGGCACAGCAAGGGTCCAACTTCCCGCCACTCCAGTCCGCCCAGGCCGCAACCCAATGCCGGAAGGGCCAGGGATTTGATGCCTTCTTGTTTGTAGCGCTCCCGTATCCACTGCAAACCCTTTTCGATATCGCCGATATTCGAGCGGTCCCTCCAGTGTCGCTTGGTGGGCAAGAGCAGGAACCATTTGCTTTCCCCATTCTCCGCCATAGAAAAAGGCTCATCGGCCAGCGTTTGTTCCAGCGGAATTTCTCTCTTGTAGAGATAGGGCTTCCCCATTTCCAGGATTTTTCTGCGGCACACGTCCTGATAGACCACGTACACATCGGGGAACTGATACTTGGCCCGCGAGGCCAGCCCCTTGCCCATCACGCCGACGATGTTGACGCTGATGGTCAGCGTCTGCATGTGGGAGAAGAACATATCGCCGTCCACCCACGTAAGCGTGGGACTGACCCGTCCGCTCCTGCGAGGCAGGAAGAACATGTGCGGATCCTGAACGATCGGAATCTGCCCGGCGCGCGGGCCCAGTAAGCGACGCACCTCTTCAGCGGTTTGATGACTGGCTACGTAAACCGTATGAATAAAATCCGGCGGGATGACTGTGGAGACCAGACATTCGGACATGATGATGCGCTTGGAGCCGTCTTCAGGGCGCCACCATTCGCTTTGAATGAGCGACCAAGTTTCTTTGGATTGTAACCTTCGCAGTCCTTCGTCCCTGGGCAAGATTTCCGAGTACGCACTGGCGGCATTACCAATAGTTATATACTGTGCGAGATTGAGAACCTGTGGTTTGACCGCCAAAACAACGATGCTCTTACTCTTTTCCTCCCGGACGAGACGATAGAGCATCGGGTTTCTGGGTTGAAAGTAGAGATTGGCAAACTCCCAGAGGCTCCGCTCGTCTGGGGTTAAGCGCTTTTGACGACCGGCCACGATCTTGGCATCATAAACCGGAAACGCCTCAATACCTTGCCTCTCAATTTCCGCATGGGAAAGAATGCCTCGCTTCAGAATGGAAGGCAGGTTTTCTACCGGTGCAATATAGTACAAATTTTCAATACGGCGTTTGTTTGCCATCGTCAATCCATCATCAAGGGGC from Chloroflexota bacterium harbors:
- a CDS encoding DUF4433 domain-containing protein, giving the protein MANKRRIENLYYIAPVENLPSILKRGILSHAEIERQGIEAFPVYDAKIVAGRQKRLTPDERSLWEFANLYFQPRNPMLYRLVREEKSKSIVVLAVKPQVLNLAQYITIGNAASAYSEILPRDEGLRRLQSKETWSLIQSEWWRPEDGSKRIIMSECLVSTVIPPDFIHTVYVASHQTAEEVRRLLGPRAGQIPIVQDPHMFFLPRRSGRVSPTLTWVDGDMFFSHMQTLTISVNIVGVMGKGLASRAKYQFPDVYVVYQDVCRRKILEMGKPYLYKREIPLEQTLADEPFSMAENGESKWFLLLPTKRHWRDRSNIGDIEKGLQWIRERYKQEGIKSLALPALGCGLGGLEWREVGPLLCRYLADLDIQVAIYLPQEKKIPEEHLRPEFLLGRAV